One Setaria italica strain Yugu1 chromosome I, Setaria_italica_v2.0, whole genome shotgun sequence DNA window includes the following coding sequences:
- the LOC101762499 gene encoding uncharacterized protein LOC101762499, translated as MTYDSFLVPFRKLRLPKIKREKSATKEAISILEEYIGHAKCHVSEQVEPCDVENAKKRKFCSLASENLEAAVTGGNSISVAESTGSIGESSSPQSKMSENVDRASNLSLVKLSRSGLLFFKFPCGGLHVVDMLTEIFHSLSSGKLKSPQWCHRIFPVQETCVLSEKDLHATVSKLFLDFLRSKNNQDEPIKFAVAYNRRGIDETETKAQKNSNEGSNQQALMDREQCFKVVAAAVKSIAENSVVDLKSPEVNLPDNFQHLA; from the exons atGACGTATGATTCGTTTCTAGTACCATTTAGGAAATTAAGACTGCCAAAGATCA AGCGTGAGAAAAGTGCGACCAAGGAAGCCATTTCCATTCTTGAAGAG TACATTGGTCATGCAAAGTGCCATGTTTCCGAACAAGTGGAACCATGTGATGTGGAAaatgcaaagaaaagaaaattttgctCATTGGCATCAGAAAATTTAGAAGCAGCAGTAACGGGTGGGAATAGTATTAGTGTTGCAGAATCAACTG GAAGCATTGGAGAGTCAAGTTCACCTCAGTCCAAGATGAGTGAAAATGTTGACCGGGCTTCAAATCTCTCACTGGTTAAGCTATCAAGAAGTGGTTTGCTCTTCTTTAAATTCCCTTGTGGAGGCCTTCATGTTGTTGATATGCTTACAGAAATATTTCATTCTCTCAGTTCTGGGAAACTCAAATCTCCACA ATGGTGTCACCGCATATTTCCTGTTCAAGAAACTTGTGTTCTATCAGAAAAAGACCTACATGCCACTGTGTCAAAGTTATTCCTTGACTTCTTGAGGAGCAAGAATAACCAGGATGAGCCTATAAAG TTTGCAGTTGCATATAATAGAAGGGGCATCGATGAGACAGAGACGAAGGCACAGAAGAACAGTAATGAAGGTTCAAATCAGCAGGCTTTGATGGACAGGGAGCAATGCTTCAAAgtcgttgctgctgctgtcaaATCCATTGCTGAGAACTCAGTGGTTGATCTTAAATCTCCTGAGGTAAACTTGCCCGACAATTTTCAACACCTTGCATAG